A genome region from Caretta caretta isolate rCarCar2 chromosome 22, rCarCar1.hap1, whole genome shotgun sequence includes the following:
- the TREH gene encoding trehalase isoform X2 yields the protein MACSARILVTAWCFFVGISVSVLGWQGLVYGLPPPCESQIYCTGDLLKQVQLARLFSDDKHFVDMPLRESPELVLKKFQQLVNVTPGGILSKEQLQQFVSSSFSDPGQEFEQWEPQDWTSSPQILAKISDQKLQAWASDLNARWKSLGRKIKDDVRTHPMFYSQIYVPHPLVVPGGRFIEYYYWDSYWVIEGLLLSEMAVTAKGMIQNFLYLVERYGHIPNGGRVYYLRRSQPPFLTLMMDAYLAHANDTEFLRENIHLLEVEYEFWQRNRSVSLTVGDRNHTLNYYSVQIGEPRPESYSKDWELVTDLNEDARQELWAELKSAAESGWDFSSRWFLSWPPPLPAKLKDTKARAVVPVDLNAFLCKTEHLLASFYRILGDTTKAAQFQAALERRLESVQAVFWNEAAGVWLDFNLLKKQPNPAFYPSNLAPLWTDCFSDQAAAERAVQYLEGSTVLSYKNGLPTSLARTGEQWDLPNAWPPLQHMVIAGLAKSSSSRAKEIAFALAQNWIRTNFALYKKYQAMFEKYNVDGDGKPGTGGEYQVQDHAIVLPKNRSHKGQRDCNRVAR from the exons ATGGCTTGCTCTGCAAGGATTTTGGTGACAGCCTGGTGCTTTTTTGTCGGCATCTCTGTTTCTGTGCTAGGGTGGCAAGGACTGGTCTATGGGCTCCCACCTCCTTGTGAGAG ccaGATTTACTGCACTGGGGACCTCCTGAAGCAGGTCCAGCTGGCCAGGCTCTTCTCTGATGACAAACACTTTGTTGACATGCCGTTGCGGGAGTCTCCAG AACTAGTTCTGAAGAAGTTTCAGCAGCTAGTGAATGTGACTCCAGGGGGGATATTGTCCAAAGAGCAGCTACAGCAGTTTGTGAGCTCATCCTTCAGTGACCCTGGACAGGAGTTTGAGCAATGGGAACCTCAGGACTGGACGAGCAG CCCCCAGATTTTAGCCAAGATTTCTGACCAGAAACTCCAGGCATGGGCATCAGATCTGAATGCCAGGTGGAAATCCCTGGGGAGAAAG ATCAAAGATGATGTAAGGACTCACCCGATGTTTTACTCTCAGATTTATGTGCCGCACCCTCTGGTGGTGCCCGGTGGCAGGTTCATTGAATATTACTACTG GGATTCCTACTGGGTGATTGAAGGGCTGCTCCTCTCTGAAATGGCAGTCACAGCCAAGGGGATGATACAGAACTTCCTGTACCTGGTGGAAAG GTATGGGCACATCCCGAATGGAGGCCGAGTCTATTACCTGCGCCGGAGCCAGCCACCTTTCCTCACACTGATGATGGATGCCTACCTGGCCCACGCCAATGACACAGAGTTTCTCAG GGAGAATATCCATCTGCTGGAGGTGGAGTACGAGTTCTGGCAGAGGAATCGCTCTGTGAGCCTCACAGTTGGGGACAGGAATCACACTCTGAACTACTACAGCGTTCAGATTGGGGAGCCCAG acCAGAGTCCTACAGCAAAGACTGGGAGTTGGTAACTGACTTAAATGAAG ATGCCAGGCAGGAGCTCTGGGCAGAGCTAAAATCTGCAGCAGAGTCAGGCTGGGACTTTTCCTCTCGCTGGTTCCTCTCCtggcctcccccactccctgcgaAACTGAAGGATACCAAAGCCAGGGCTGTAGTGCCAGTGGATCTGAATGCCTTTCTGTGCAAGACCGAGCACCTGCTGGCTTCATTCTACAGGATATTGG GAGACACTACCAAGGCTGCCCAGTTCCAGGCTGCTCTGGAGCGCAGGCTCGAGTCTGTCCAAGCTGTCTTCTGGAATGAGGCTGCTGGAGTCTGGCTGGACTTCAACCTCCTGAAGAAGCAGCCAAACCCAGCCTTCTACCCCTCCAACCTGGCACCCCTGTGGACTGACTGCTTCTCAGACCAGGCTGCAGCTGAGAGGGCAGTGCAGTACTTAGAG GGGAGCACAGTGCTGTCCTACAAGAATGGGCTCCCTACCTCACTTGCCAGGACTGGGGAGCAGTGGGACCTGCCCAATGCCTGGCCTCCACTGCAGCATATGGTGATTGCAG GTTTGGCCAAGTCTAGCTCCTCGAGAGCCAAAGAAATTGCCTTTGCCTTGGCCCAGAACTGGATCAGAACTAACTTTGCCTTATATAAGAAGTACCAGGCCATGTTTGAGAAG TACAATGTCGATGGAGATGGGAAGCCAGGGACAGGAGGAGAGTACCAAGTCCAG
- the TREH gene encoding trehalase isoform X1: protein MACSARILVTAWCFFVGISVSVLGWQGLVYGLPPPCESQIYCTGDLLKQVQLARLFSDDKHFVDMPLRESPELVLKKFQQLVNVTPGGILSKEQLQQFVSSSFSDPGQEFEQWEPQDWTSSPQILAKISDQKLQAWASDLNARWKSLGRKIKDDVRTHPMFYSQIYVPHPLVVPGGRFIEYYYWDSYWVIEGLLLSEMAVTAKGMIQNFLYLVERYGHIPNGGRVYYLRRSQPPFLTLMMDAYLAHANDTEFLRENIHLLEVEYEFWQRNRSVSLTVGDRNHTLNYYSVQIGEPRPESYSKDWELVTDLNEDARQELWAELKSAAESGWDFSSRWFLSWPPPLPAKLKDTKARAVVPVDLNAFLCKTEHLLASFYRILGDTTKAAQFQAALERRLESVQAVFWNEAAGVWLDFNLLKKQPNPAFYPSNLAPLWTDCFSDQAAAERAVQYLEGSTVLSYKNGLPTSLARTGEQWDLPNAWPPLQHMVIAGLAKSSSSRAKEIAFALAQNWIRTNFALYKKYQAMFEKYNVDGDGKPGTGGEYQVQEGFGWTNGVVLQLLDLYGDRLTSGSPSNPFGAWIVAACIFLLNLK, encoded by the exons ATGGCTTGCTCTGCAAGGATTTTGGTGACAGCCTGGTGCTTTTTTGTCGGCATCTCTGTTTCTGTGCTAGGGTGGCAAGGACTGGTCTATGGGCTCCCACCTCCTTGTGAGAG ccaGATTTACTGCACTGGGGACCTCCTGAAGCAGGTCCAGCTGGCCAGGCTCTTCTCTGATGACAAACACTTTGTTGACATGCCGTTGCGGGAGTCTCCAG AACTAGTTCTGAAGAAGTTTCAGCAGCTAGTGAATGTGACTCCAGGGGGGATATTGTCCAAAGAGCAGCTACAGCAGTTTGTGAGCTCATCCTTCAGTGACCCTGGACAGGAGTTTGAGCAATGGGAACCTCAGGACTGGACGAGCAG CCCCCAGATTTTAGCCAAGATTTCTGACCAGAAACTCCAGGCATGGGCATCAGATCTGAATGCCAGGTGGAAATCCCTGGGGAGAAAG ATCAAAGATGATGTAAGGACTCACCCGATGTTTTACTCTCAGATTTATGTGCCGCACCCTCTGGTGGTGCCCGGTGGCAGGTTCATTGAATATTACTACTG GGATTCCTACTGGGTGATTGAAGGGCTGCTCCTCTCTGAAATGGCAGTCACAGCCAAGGGGATGATACAGAACTTCCTGTACCTGGTGGAAAG GTATGGGCACATCCCGAATGGAGGCCGAGTCTATTACCTGCGCCGGAGCCAGCCACCTTTCCTCACACTGATGATGGATGCCTACCTGGCCCACGCCAATGACACAGAGTTTCTCAG GGAGAATATCCATCTGCTGGAGGTGGAGTACGAGTTCTGGCAGAGGAATCGCTCTGTGAGCCTCACAGTTGGGGACAGGAATCACACTCTGAACTACTACAGCGTTCAGATTGGGGAGCCCAG acCAGAGTCCTACAGCAAAGACTGGGAGTTGGTAACTGACTTAAATGAAG ATGCCAGGCAGGAGCTCTGGGCAGAGCTAAAATCTGCAGCAGAGTCAGGCTGGGACTTTTCCTCTCGCTGGTTCCTCTCCtggcctcccccactccctgcgaAACTGAAGGATACCAAAGCCAGGGCTGTAGTGCCAGTGGATCTGAATGCCTTTCTGTGCAAGACCGAGCACCTGCTGGCTTCATTCTACAGGATATTGG GAGACACTACCAAGGCTGCCCAGTTCCAGGCTGCTCTGGAGCGCAGGCTCGAGTCTGTCCAAGCTGTCTTCTGGAATGAGGCTGCTGGAGTCTGGCTGGACTTCAACCTCCTGAAGAAGCAGCCAAACCCAGCCTTCTACCCCTCCAACCTGGCACCCCTGTGGACTGACTGCTTCTCAGACCAGGCTGCAGCTGAGAGGGCAGTGCAGTACTTAGAG GGGAGCACAGTGCTGTCCTACAAGAATGGGCTCCCTACCTCACTTGCCAGGACTGGGGAGCAGTGGGACCTGCCCAATGCCTGGCCTCCACTGCAGCATATGGTGATTGCAG GTTTGGCCAAGTCTAGCTCCTCGAGAGCCAAAGAAATTGCCTTTGCCTTGGCCCAGAACTGGATCAGAACTAACTTTGCCTTATATAAGAAGTACCAGGCCATGTTTGAGAAG TACAATGTCGATGGAGATGGGAAGCCAGGGACAGGAGGAGAGTACCAAGTCCAG
- the TREH gene encoding trehalase isoform X4, with amino-acid sequence MPLRESPELVLKKFQQLVNVTPGGILSKEQLQQFVSSSFSDPGQEFEQWEPQDWTSSPQILAKISDQKLQAWASDLNARWKSLGRKIKDDVRTHPMFYSQIYVPHPLVVPGGRFIEYYYWDSYWVIEGLLLSEMAVTAKGMIQNFLYLVERYGHIPNGGRVYYLRRSQPPFLTLMMDAYLAHANDTEFLRENIHLLEVEYEFWQRNRSVSLTVGDRNHTLNYYSVQIGEPRPESYSKDWELVTDLNEDARQELWAELKSAAESGWDFSSRWFLSWPPPLPAKLKDTKARAVVPVDLNAFLCKTEHLLASFYRILGDTTKAAQFQAALERRLESVQAVFWNEAAGVWLDFNLLKKQPNPAFYPSNLAPLWTDCFSDQAAAERAVQYLEGSTVLSYKNGLPTSLARTGEQWDLPNAWPPLQHMVIAGLAKSSSSRAKEIAFALAQNWIRTNFALYKKYQAMFEKYNVDGDGKPGTGGEYQVQEGFGWTNGVVLQLLDLYGDRLTSGSPSNPFGAWIVAACIFLLNLK; translated from the exons ATGCCGTTGCGGGAGTCTCCAG AACTAGTTCTGAAGAAGTTTCAGCAGCTAGTGAATGTGACTCCAGGGGGGATATTGTCCAAAGAGCAGCTACAGCAGTTTGTGAGCTCATCCTTCAGTGACCCTGGACAGGAGTTTGAGCAATGGGAACCTCAGGACTGGACGAGCAG CCCCCAGATTTTAGCCAAGATTTCTGACCAGAAACTCCAGGCATGGGCATCAGATCTGAATGCCAGGTGGAAATCCCTGGGGAGAAAG ATCAAAGATGATGTAAGGACTCACCCGATGTTTTACTCTCAGATTTATGTGCCGCACCCTCTGGTGGTGCCCGGTGGCAGGTTCATTGAATATTACTACTG GGATTCCTACTGGGTGATTGAAGGGCTGCTCCTCTCTGAAATGGCAGTCACAGCCAAGGGGATGATACAGAACTTCCTGTACCTGGTGGAAAG GTATGGGCACATCCCGAATGGAGGCCGAGTCTATTACCTGCGCCGGAGCCAGCCACCTTTCCTCACACTGATGATGGATGCCTACCTGGCCCACGCCAATGACACAGAGTTTCTCAG GGAGAATATCCATCTGCTGGAGGTGGAGTACGAGTTCTGGCAGAGGAATCGCTCTGTGAGCCTCACAGTTGGGGACAGGAATCACACTCTGAACTACTACAGCGTTCAGATTGGGGAGCCCAG acCAGAGTCCTACAGCAAAGACTGGGAGTTGGTAACTGACTTAAATGAAG ATGCCAGGCAGGAGCTCTGGGCAGAGCTAAAATCTGCAGCAGAGTCAGGCTGGGACTTTTCCTCTCGCTGGTTCCTCTCCtggcctcccccactccctgcgaAACTGAAGGATACCAAAGCCAGGGCTGTAGTGCCAGTGGATCTGAATGCCTTTCTGTGCAAGACCGAGCACCTGCTGGCTTCATTCTACAGGATATTGG GAGACACTACCAAGGCTGCCCAGTTCCAGGCTGCTCTGGAGCGCAGGCTCGAGTCTGTCCAAGCTGTCTTCTGGAATGAGGCTGCTGGAGTCTGGCTGGACTTCAACCTCCTGAAGAAGCAGCCAAACCCAGCCTTCTACCCCTCCAACCTGGCACCCCTGTGGACTGACTGCTTCTCAGACCAGGCTGCAGCTGAGAGGGCAGTGCAGTACTTAGAG GGGAGCACAGTGCTGTCCTACAAGAATGGGCTCCCTACCTCACTTGCCAGGACTGGGGAGCAGTGGGACCTGCCCAATGCCTGGCCTCCACTGCAGCATATGGTGATTGCAG GTTTGGCCAAGTCTAGCTCCTCGAGAGCCAAAGAAATTGCCTTTGCCTTGGCCCAGAACTGGATCAGAACTAACTTTGCCTTATATAAGAAGTACCAGGCCATGTTTGAGAAG TACAATGTCGATGGAGATGGGAAGCCAGGGACAGGAGGAGAGTACCAAGTCCAG
- the TREH gene encoding trehalase isoform X3, with product MADLLLPASLPQPAWAAPEAREEPLGPPRRPRKSCRRSGELVLKKFQQLVNVTPGGILSKEQLQQFVSSSFSDPGQEFEQWEPQDWTSSPQILAKISDQKLQAWASDLNARWKSLGRKIKDDVRTHPMFYSQIYVPHPLVVPGGRFIEYYYWDSYWVIEGLLLSEMAVTAKGMIQNFLYLVERYGHIPNGGRVYYLRRSQPPFLTLMMDAYLAHANDTEFLRENIHLLEVEYEFWQRNRSVSLTVGDRNHTLNYYSVQIGEPRPESYSKDWELVTDLNEDARQELWAELKSAAESGWDFSSRWFLSWPPPLPAKLKDTKARAVVPVDLNAFLCKTEHLLASFYRILGDTTKAAQFQAALERRLESVQAVFWNEAAGVWLDFNLLKKQPNPAFYPSNLAPLWTDCFSDQAAAERAVQYLEGSTVLSYKNGLPTSLARTGEQWDLPNAWPPLQHMVIAGLAKSSSSRAKEIAFALAQNWIRTNFALYKKYQAMFEKYNVDGDGKPGTGGEYQVQEGFGWTNGVVLQLLDLYGDRLTSGSPSNPFGAWIVAACIFLLNLK from the exons ATGGCGGATCTGCTCCTTCCCGCCTCGCTGCCGCAGCCGGCCTGGGCAGCGCCCGAGGCTCGCGAGGAGCCCCTGGGGCCGCCCCGGAGGCCGAGGAAGAGCTGCAGAAGGAGCGGAG AACTAGTTCTGAAGAAGTTTCAGCAGCTAGTGAATGTGACTCCAGGGGGGATATTGTCCAAAGAGCAGCTACAGCAGTTTGTGAGCTCATCCTTCAGTGACCCTGGACAGGAGTTTGAGCAATGGGAACCTCAGGACTGGACGAGCAG CCCCCAGATTTTAGCCAAGATTTCTGACCAGAAACTCCAGGCATGGGCATCAGATCTGAATGCCAGGTGGAAATCCCTGGGGAGAAAG ATCAAAGATGATGTAAGGACTCACCCGATGTTTTACTCTCAGATTTATGTGCCGCACCCTCTGGTGGTGCCCGGTGGCAGGTTCATTGAATATTACTACTG GGATTCCTACTGGGTGATTGAAGGGCTGCTCCTCTCTGAAATGGCAGTCACAGCCAAGGGGATGATACAGAACTTCCTGTACCTGGTGGAAAG GTATGGGCACATCCCGAATGGAGGCCGAGTCTATTACCTGCGCCGGAGCCAGCCACCTTTCCTCACACTGATGATGGATGCCTACCTGGCCCACGCCAATGACACAGAGTTTCTCAG GGAGAATATCCATCTGCTGGAGGTGGAGTACGAGTTCTGGCAGAGGAATCGCTCTGTGAGCCTCACAGTTGGGGACAGGAATCACACTCTGAACTACTACAGCGTTCAGATTGGGGAGCCCAG acCAGAGTCCTACAGCAAAGACTGGGAGTTGGTAACTGACTTAAATGAAG ATGCCAGGCAGGAGCTCTGGGCAGAGCTAAAATCTGCAGCAGAGTCAGGCTGGGACTTTTCCTCTCGCTGGTTCCTCTCCtggcctcccccactccctgcgaAACTGAAGGATACCAAAGCCAGGGCTGTAGTGCCAGTGGATCTGAATGCCTTTCTGTGCAAGACCGAGCACCTGCTGGCTTCATTCTACAGGATATTGG GAGACACTACCAAGGCTGCCCAGTTCCAGGCTGCTCTGGAGCGCAGGCTCGAGTCTGTCCAAGCTGTCTTCTGGAATGAGGCTGCTGGAGTCTGGCTGGACTTCAACCTCCTGAAGAAGCAGCCAAACCCAGCCTTCTACCCCTCCAACCTGGCACCCCTGTGGACTGACTGCTTCTCAGACCAGGCTGCAGCTGAGAGGGCAGTGCAGTACTTAGAG GGGAGCACAGTGCTGTCCTACAAGAATGGGCTCCCTACCTCACTTGCCAGGACTGGGGAGCAGTGGGACCTGCCCAATGCCTGGCCTCCACTGCAGCATATGGTGATTGCAG GTTTGGCCAAGTCTAGCTCCTCGAGAGCCAAAGAAATTGCCTTTGCCTTGGCCCAGAACTGGATCAGAACTAACTTTGCCTTATATAAGAAGTACCAGGCCATGTTTGAGAAG TACAATGTCGATGGAGATGGGAAGCCAGGGACAGGAGGAGAGTACCAAGTCCAG